DNA sequence from the Nicotiana tomentosiformis chromosome 3, ASM39032v3, whole genome shotgun sequence genome:
GGGTCCTCATGGCCCGAGCCTCTCTTATCGCTTCCTCGGAGTAAGCCGGCAGAGAAGGTGAATGACCTGCTATCACTGCCCCGAGCGAGTCACTCGGGGCGCTCTGATCGGCTCTCGGGGTCTCAGAACTGCCCCCTCTGGTATGTTTGTGGATGGTCGAGGGACAATCTCGACCTCAGGCGATTCGGGGTCAACACCCGAACTTTTCTTGGAAGCCTCCTCATCATGAGTCTTGATCTCAGCAACCACCTCCGGTTTTGAAGGTTTGGCGGCCTCGACAGTCTTCTTGGGTCGAGCCACCAACGTCGAGGCgtcaccttcttcttcttcttcttcttcttcttcttcttcttcttcttcttcttcttcttcttcttcttctctcaaacTTCGGACCGAGTCCATGGTGAGAGAAATGACCTTCCGTCTGGTCCTTCGAGCTTTGGGTTTGGGGTCCTCGGACAATGAGACCCCCTTCCTCTTCTTGCCTTTCCCCGATTTCAAAACCGGGGACTTGGCCTTTTCCTCGCCGCTCGGAGGCCTTAAAATCGCATCCTTGTTCAGGCCTACACAAAAGGAAACTTAGTCAAAAAGTGAAATATGATTAGCACCTCAGAAATAAGAAAAAAACGCTCACCATGATTCTTTGCCTCCCATTTGCCCTTTGCCTTCACACCAGCAGCGCTCGGCATAGGAGGAAGTCGAGGCCAACTTCCGAACCCATTCCTCGAGGTCAGGAACCGCTCGAGGCATCCAGGCAACCGTTCCATGACAAATAAAGACATTATATAAGTCAAAAAATGGGAATATGAAGACTAATGAGTAAGATGTTACTTACGCTCGGGGTTGCACCTCTCGGGGGACGGCAATTTTTCCTTTGGGATGAGGTCGCAGGTTCTCACTTGAACAAATCagctcatccaaccccggtcctTGTCCTCATCGACGCTCAAGAATAAAGCCTTGGTTGCACGGCGCTGGAGCTTGATCAACCCTcgtaagagtcggggtcgatatAATCGCATAAGATGGCTGAGAGTGAACGGCAGCCCCCCGACCTTGCTGGAAAAGAATAGGAGCATGATCACGATACGCCAGAAAGAGGGGTGAActtggccgagggtgacctggTACCTCTTGCAGAAGTTTATGATAACTGGGTCgaggggacccaatgtgaaggggtaagtgtaaacacttagaaacccctcTACGTGGGTGGTAATACTCTCTTCAGGAGCGGGGATATGTACCACAACTTCGGCCCCCTAATTACAATCCCTCTTCACATCCTCGAGATATCCCGCTGTTATCGAGCAGATATATCTCGACACGTGCTCACATCGGCCAGGGACCAATgaaagtgtcacgccccaaaatcgaggagcgcaaccggcgctcaaccgagtgaacccgaccgagcaagcctgttagattttattttacccaaactcatccatgaatggagataatacatattatcattaattaggcaaaaatgtgttcatgtctacaataccaattcatttccaatagtttcatcaattttaaagtctcaaatggacaagtaatacgtccacaacataacatagtttgtctttctccagcaccaatacacaacccacattatgtctacggagcctctatagataaagaagagtacaatgataatgccggcaacaaggccccggctatacctcaaatagaatacacaaagtacaaaagattcatgacctcggaatgaagtggggctcaccaagtcagctgggaagaaggtgcactactatcactgaccaatatcttctgctgtggaaccacctgcatccattgaaagatgcagcttccccgacaaaagggacgttagtactgtcgaatagaactagtatgtataactaaacactctctcaatagaatgacaaataatacaaataagattatcataatatcaatgaaagccttaatcaacatcaaacctcaatttaggatcaagacagtgttcaaattaattttcatatctcacattgggaaaTGTTTAGTATctatataccattgtccacaataccattattcacaatactggtaccaccgtactcttagcacggagtccgatcacgacccgatcggctaggccatctcattagagacatcaaccacaatttctctcaatatcaataccaccgtctttaacacggagtccgattacgatttcaattacaatttcaattaccatttcaattacaatttccagcacaatcaccaccatgtgtgcgcggcatggtgtccgatcacgacccgactgactaagccgtcttatttgagacatcaacccttttgtatcaatcatcgcatttcataatactttcacatcttatcatttcattggcactagtggccataattataagattattcttggcacgttggccatattcagtatttcatgctcacattatcaatttcaatatcatcctcatcatcaacaataaacacaattcaaatcaaagtgtgtagtacacatgtgagcaatttagagtctaatgcacatagagatatttcacaaaatttggcataatagccttcatttgaacttgacttaaagtcgaaacattattaatgcacaacctaTATTTTGACACATcttcaattggtaacataacatgaatagagcatttgggatgcttgttgaacatatatcttccaacccaatcttactcggaatagccaatttcataataaaTCACTTGGGAcctacataatttacatgaatatcgcgggattcaattctaagagaagagtttagccaacatacctcacttgagctttcttacactctaaatatttcggaattcttagcaacttcaatctattatagaaatataacaaattgaactaaaattaggaagatgatcatggttctagctcacttgagcattttatcaaacactaggtgtgcataaggtttcaatgtcatttttatgaaggatttaatcatcccacaacccaatctgtaccatttttagctcaacaatcttcctacaccctttaaTACATGCATGTagaataaacaactctcatgcccagaaatttatcttgctagttacccattttcagaaaatttcgaaataagggtttagggtgtagaatcatacctctaggatgaagacttagtgagcttcccttcttaatcttccaaaacatgagcaagaattgaagaaaatttattgaacaacaccttctcactctagggcactctctctcactctaaaatatcagattatgtctcaaaaatggcccaaagagtgtatttaacgaaatagggtcgggttttaaaaatccaaaaatggagctccagaacaaggtatgtgatcgcataaccgatatacggaccgcatatcggtcgcatatttggttacaaaatagccaaaagaacttcctgtgtatgcggtcactatacggtctgcataactattatgaggtcgcataatgcaccgcataacagttatgcggtcgcatagtcgaccgcatagttgcttccaactgacccaatcaactgcctcactctgcgtctattatgcggtccgcagagtgattctgcggtcgcataatggaccgcagaaatgtactTTTTCGTcaaaatttttttttactttccggtgcattgttcaacccaaaaagtccgagccctTGCCGCGAAAAATTTCtaaaatcctcaaacacgtaagcctagtccggcaccatgaaacattattttttttgcaaattttatcgggctttgcacttaagtacttcaaaatttttcggggtgttacagaaaGGTTCTCTACTTTGAAGTTGGATTTTAAGACATATGGGCCGGGAACATACTCATGAGGGAGCGGTTCCATCGGCGCTTTATCACTGGCCGGCcgggaagaagaagaggaagctttctcctttgtggaacggttttggaagtttttgccattgattCAAGCAGAAGAAAGCGGAAAGTGTTGAAGTTTGGTGTTTTAAAACTAACAAGGCTAACTCAACGAGTGATGAAAGAGAAGAGATGGAGAGAGTCTGAAACTTAGAAGGATTGATGAGAATGGAAGTAAAAGTTTTGTTTCAACAAAAGAGTCCATATTTATAGAACTACGGTGACGGTTCGACGACGCTAGTGGCCGACCGCCCACTGACGCGCATTAATGGTTTGGGAAACTATACCGACGGGACGTTTTGGTCACTTCCATCGCTTACGTCTTGGGGATGACATCACTGTTTATCGAGGTCATAAGAAAATCGAGGCTCAAGtcgtttcttatcattttattctaagaaacgaggggactatctgtatacggtagaAATCGGGTACCCGATTTCACTATTTAGTCGGGATAAGAATGTTACATCTAAGAGCTAGGACGTCGAGTCCGAAATCAAAGCCTCTTTTCAGATTGAGGTCGACATCAATCGAGGCCAGAGAGAGACAGACTTTGAGTAATATCGGCATAGCTTTATAACGGAAAGGGCGAGATATCCGCGATTGATCGAGGATCGTGGCGTAAATCTCGGATCGAATCAAGTCTATAACGGTTAATCAGCCGTTGACATGATTTCCTACTATAATTAGAAATATATTTTaattaggattcctctactatatacaGAGGAATTCCATTCATTTGTAATCATCATGGCTCAGTGAGAAAAATATA
Encoded proteins:
- the LOC138907614 gene encoding uncharacterized protein, giving the protein MPSAAGVKAKGKWEAKNHGLNKDAILRPPSGEEKAKSPVLKSGKGKKRKGVSLSEDPKPKARRTRRKVISLTMDSVRSLREEEEEEEEEEEEEEEEEEEEEGDASTLVARPKKTVEAAKPSKPEVVAEIKTHDEEASKKSFFQVSGRSGCEAKLQKTSEERNTPKLLCGQKDEELRDIRADLAKAHNEEAELNEKVTVILIKYGLDPRVKTNISMSRLQQKIEKIELLQGEVDQVTPVERRHGLPCYGERGCFGPTIIGRSST